One genomic window of Leopardus geoffroyi isolate Oge1 chromosome C3, O.geoffroyi_Oge1_pat1.0, whole genome shotgun sequence includes the following:
- the BTG2 gene encoding protein BTG2, protein MSQARWTGKRTDMLPEIAAAVGFLSSLLRTRGCVSEQRLKVFSGALQEALTEHYKHHWFPEKPSKGSGYRCIRINHKMDPIISKVASQIGLSQPQLHQLLPSELTLWVDPYEVSYRIGEDGSICVLYEEAPVAASYGLLTCKNQMMLGRSSPSKNYVMAVSS, encoded by the exons ATGAGCCAGGCCCGCTGGACCGGGAAGAGAACAGACATGCTTCCGGAGATCGCCGCCGCCGTGGGCTTCCTCTCCAGCCTCCTGAGGACCCGGGGCTGCGTGAGCGAGCAAAGACTAAAGGTTTTCAGCGGCGCTCTCCAGGAGGCACTAACAG AGCACTACAAACACCACTGGTTTCCTGAGAAGCCGTCCAAGGGCTCCGGCTACCGCTGCATCCGAATCAACCACAAGATGGACCCCATCATCAGCAAGGTGGCCAGCCAGATCGGACTCAGCCAGCCCCAGCTGCACCAGCTGCTGCCCAGTGAGCTGACCCTGTGGGTGGACCCCTACGAGGTGTCCTACCGCATTGGGGAGGATGGCTCTATCTGCGTCCTGTACGAGGAGGCCCCAGTGGCAGCCTCCTATGGGCTCCTCACCTGCAAGAACCAAATGATGCTGGGCCGGAGCAGCCCCTCGAAGAACTACGTGATGGCGGTCTCCAGTTAG